Sequence from the Thermodesulfovibrionales bacterium genome:
TGATAACAAAACCCACCACAGGAAGGATTCCACCTAACTACAGAGAAGGCGGTTATCTTGAGCAGAAAAAGATTCCCCTTGATCCATGGGGAAATCCCTATATCTATCTCAGTCCTGGCATACATGGAGACTATGATATAATCTCCTATGGTGCTGATGGAAAAGAGGGAGGAGAAGGAAAGGACGCTGATATCACAAACTGGAACATTCAATAAAGGATTTACCCTTATCGAGATAATCACAGTCATTTTTATCCTATCTATTGCTATTGCAATTGTCCTTCCATCAATTAATGTAGAAAGATCTATAACCTATGAAGTAAAGAGATTTGCCGCTCTTCTTAGATACATGCTTGATGAAGCAGCAACAAAAAAGGAGGTCCTCCATCTTACCATCGAGATCCCTGAAAAAAGGGTGATCTATGAAATCGCTGAAGGCAGAAAGGAGGAATCCTTTAATTATTTTACAGCGGTAAGGTCTTCTTCAAGAGGAGATATTAGGGACTCTATACTAACTTTATTTTTCTATCCTACGGGAGTGAAAGAGAATTTTATCTTTACATTTCAGAATCGAAAGGAAAAGTATGAGGTAAATATAAATCCCATAAGCAGAAGGGTCAAGATAGAAAAGATTAATGAATTTTAATTGGAAGAGCACTATTTTCACTGACATGTATAAGGATTCGGGTTTCACCCTCATAGAGGTACTCGTGAGTCTCGCTGTGGTGGGCTCTCTTGTGGTTGTCCTTTACAGTCTTCTTTATCATATGAATCTAAATCTTGAACATGAAGACCTTCTAAGAGCCACACTTCTTGCAAAGGAAAAAATCTATGAGGAACCACTTAAAAAAGAATCAGAGGAGGGCAGATTTCCTTCTCCCTACGATAAATTTTATTACAGAAAGACTATCATTGATACACCCTTTCAGGGCATAAAGATATTAAGACTCACAGCAGGCACAGATAGAGACTTGGTAACAATGGAAAGATTCATAAGAAAGATTGAATAGATACCCGGTAAAAACTAATTAAAGGTTAATAAGAATGAGCACCCTGCCATTGATAAAGCATCTTCTAACTTTAAAAAGAGGTTTCACCCTTATAGAGGTTCTTGTTGCATTAGCCATTGCCTCCATTATCTCAGTAGCACTTTTCAGCATCTATATCTCAATAGAGAATAATCTTTCTCAGATAGAAGGAAGGTCACTAAGGTTTCAGGAGGCCAGGAATTTACTTGAGATGCTTTCAAGGGAGATATCCTCAGCTTATTTAAACAGAGATGATCAGAGAACATTCTTTGTTATAAAAGATAGAGATATCTTTGGAAAACCTGCCTCAGTCCTGAGTTTCACAGCCTTTAAAGAAAGGGGTCTGATGAGTATCAATTACGAGGTTAAGGAAAGGGATAAAAGACTTATTATTGTAAAGATAGAGGGACCTGCCTTCAGGCAAGAGAGAATGGAGGCAGAAATCATTGAGGATATTGAAGGATTTCTGGTTGAGATTCCTGACAAAGGTAACCCCCTCAGGACATGGGACAGTGAACTTACAAAAAGACTTCCCGAAAGGATCAGGATAACTATCAGGATTAATATTAACCAGAGAAAGATTGAGCTAACTGAGACAGTTTTCCCGAGGCTCAGATGAAGAGGGAGAAAGAGAAAGGATTTATACTCATTCCAGTTCTACTTGTGTTTACTGTTATTATTGCTATGGTAGGAGACTTTTCCTATGAGATATTTGTGAATACAGTGAGTCTTAAAAATTATGTTATATCACAGAGGCTCT
This genomic interval carries:
- a CDS encoding prepilin-type N-terminal cleavage/methylation domain-containing protein; protein product: MEKREEKERTLISQTGTFNKGFTLIEIITVIFILSIAIAIVLPSINVERSITYEVKRFAALLRYMLDEAATKKEVLHLTIEIPEKRVIYEIAEGRKEESFNYFTAVRSSSRGDIRDSILTLFFYPTGVKENFIFTFQNRKEKYEVNINPISRRVKIEKINEF
- a CDS encoding type II secretion system GspH family protein gives rise to the protein MNFNWKSTIFTDMYKDSGFTLIEVLVSLAVVGSLVVVLYSLLYHMNLNLEHEDLLRATLLAKEKIYEEPLKKESEEGRFPSPYDKFYYRKTIIDTPFQGIKILRLTAGTDRDLVTMERFIRKIE
- a CDS encoding prepilin-type N-terminal cleavage/methylation domain-containing protein, which gives rise to MIKHLLTLKRGFTLIEVLVALAIASIISVALFSIYISIENNLSQIEGRSLRFQEARNLLEMLSREISSAYLNRDDQRTFFVIKDRDIFGKPASVLSFTAFKERGLMSINYEVKERDKRLIIVKIEGPAFRQERMEAEIIEDIEGFLVEIPDKGNPLRTWDSELTKRLPERIRITIRININQRKIELTETVFPRLR